The genomic segment TAGTGAACGGTGATATTAACTCATCAAGTTCCATCCGTATTGAAGGAGAAGTTATCGGAAAAATCAACAGCAAAGAAACTGTTGTTATAAACGATAACGGCAAAGTGAAAGCGGAGATTCGTGCGTCTCAAGTCATTGTCAGTGGAGAGGTTCAGGGAAACATCTTTGCAACAGAACGATTAGAGATTACCGCATCAGGTAAGGTTATGGGTGACATTACTGCCCCACGGGTAAGCATTGCCGAAGGCGTTGTATTTGAGGGCAAGTGTACAATGAAGCCACCGACAACAACACCCAATAGTTCACAACCTAATAAATAACATTGTGTTCGCTAATTAAAAATATCTTTATATTATCTGGCGGTGTTAATCTGTCTTTCTGTTCATTTTAATCCTTTTTAATTTTCGCCAGAGGGTATTTCTACCAATACCAAGGCGACGAGCCGTTTTAGAACGGTTGAAGTGACACTCAGCAAGCGTTTGCAAAATAACCTCAGTTTCAATTTCTGTTAGGGAACGTTCTTCATTCCTTAGCTTTCTCTTATTTAATCCCCAT from the Candidatus Hydrogenedens sp. genome contains:
- a CDS encoding polymer-forming cytoskeletal protein, coding for MLDVRKKGPNEMNISSVIGPGTVVNGDINSSSSIRIEGEVIGKINSKETVVINDNGKVKAEIRASQVIVSGEVQGNIFATERLEITASGKVMGDITAPRVSIAEGVVFEGKCTMKPPTTTPNSSQPNK